A window of the Coprobacter fastidiosus genome harbors these coding sequences:
- a CDS encoding ABC transporter permease, whose translation MNKMHLIIRQEYLNRVRKRSFIAMTLLMPFLFVALMSFPHWMSKINDTETHDIIVLDYTGSYKNLFTDTSQYRFYYRMTGDPADNAEKVYAYIIISENLLQNPQAIAIYSEKQISQNFKEYITLQAERYLENEKLASCQIQNIQKIIADLQVKLDIPEIRFGEDGTKSRSSAEISSVIGIASTFIIYMFLLLYGVQVMQSVTQEKSNRIVEVMISSVKPFELMMGKITAIGLAGLTQFAIWLILSVIILFSTTSQLSIGAATDNIESLNQMQSYPFAELLIWFTLFFSGGYMLYASLFAAIGSAVDNEADTQQFMTPITIIILFALYAGIYSAQNPEGPLAFWCSMIPFTSPIVMMVRIPFGIPLWEIIVSFLILGISALCSIWISGRIYRIGILMYGKKTSYTEIIKWIKYKG comes from the coding sequence ATGAACAAAATGCATCTGATTATACGTCAAGAATATCTAAACCGGGTAAGAAAACGGTCATTTATTGCAATGACTTTATTAATGCCTTTTTTATTTGTCGCATTAATGTCATTTCCCCATTGGATGTCAAAAATAAACGATACCGAAACTCATGATATAATCGTATTGGATTACACCGGATCATATAAAAACTTGTTTACCGATACTTCCCAATATCGATTCTATTATCGAATGACCGGTGACCCAGCGGACAATGCTGAAAAAGTATATGCCTACATAATCATTTCGGAAAACCTGCTGCAAAATCCCCAAGCCATAGCTATCTATTCAGAAAAGCAGATCAGTCAAAACTTTAAAGAATATATTACGCTGCAAGCCGAACGTTATCTCGAAAACGAAAAATTGGCATCTTGTCAAATTCAGAATATTCAGAAAATAATTGCCGATTTACAAGTTAAACTCGACATACCGGAAATCCGATTCGGAGAAGACGGGACAAAGAGTCGTTCTTCCGCTGAAATATCATCTGTCATCGGAATAGCCAGCACGTTCATCATATACATGTTTTTGCTTCTTTACGGTGTACAAGTCATGCAAAGCGTAACCCAAGAAAAAAGCAATCGCATCGTCGAAGTTATGATCTCTTCTGTAAAACCTTTCGAACTGATGATGGGAAAAATCACAGCGATCGGATTGGCCGGCCTCACTCAATTCGCAATTTGGCTTATTCTATCTGTCATAATTCTATTTTCGACCACCTCCCAACTGTCTATTGGCGCAGCGACCGATAATATAGAATCTTTGAACCAAATGCAAAGTTATCCTTTCGCGGAACTTCTGATATGGTTTACTCTTTTCTTTAGCGGAGGATATATGCTATATGCTTCTTTGTTTGCAGCCATAGGTTCGGCAGTTGATAACGAAGCAGACACTCAACAATTTATGACACCAATTACAATAATTATATTATTTGCTCTTTATGCAGGAATATATAGTGCCCAAAATCCTGAAGGACCTTTAGCCTTCTGGTGCTCTATGATACCTTTTACCTCCCCCATCGTCATGATGGTGAGAATCCCTTTCGGCATACCTCTATGGGAAATAATAGTATCTTTTCTAATATTAGGTATTTCAGCATTATGTAGTATATGGATATCCGGCAGAATTTACCGAATAGGAATTCTCATGTACGGAAAAAAAACGAGTTATACAGAAATTATAAAATGGATAAAATATAAGGGATAA
- a CDS encoding linear amide C-N hydrolase, translated as MIALLTLFSFAYIVSIKACTRAVYLGEGGMVVTGRTMDWKEDPQSNIYLFPRGLQKRAALPGNKNTVTWTSKYGSVSTAGYDIGICDGMNEKGLVANLLFLTESSYYRPDDNRPVMGISIWTQYVLDNFATVEEAVAGLKDDTFRIDAPDLPNGAKSTLHLSVSDATGNSAIFEYIQGRLIVHEGKDCQVMTNSPTYDKQMTLNDYWKQIGGMVMLPGTNRASDRFVRASFYINVIPKTSDFKLAVPGVFSVMRNVSVPLGISVPDQPNIASTRWRTVSDQKNKVYYFESTLNPDVFWVDFKDLDFNVGAPIKKLWLTNGEIYAGNAAGQFKNSLPLPFLFGI; from the coding sequence ATGATCGCGTTATTGACATTGTTTTCTTTTGCATATATCGTTTCGATAAAGGCTTGTACCAGAGCTGTCTATTTAGGCGAGGGAGGAATGGTTGTTACCGGAAGAACGATGGATTGGAAAGAAGATCCTCAGTCGAATATTTATCTTTTTCCGAGAGGATTGCAAAAGCGGGCGGCTCTTCCCGGAAATAAAAATACCGTAACTTGGACATCGAAGTATGGGAGTGTATCTACTGCGGGGTATGATATAGGAATATGTGACGGGATGAATGAAAAAGGTTTGGTTGCCAATCTGCTTTTTTTGACAGAATCATCTTATTATAGGCCGGATGATAATCGTCCGGTAATGGGAATCAGCATTTGGACACAATATGTATTGGATAATTTTGCTACGGTCGAAGAGGCTGTTGCCGGACTAAAAGATGATACTTTCAGAATCGATGCTCCCGATTTGCCGAACGGTGCAAAATCTACGTTGCATTTATCCGTATCTGACGCTACAGGAAATAGTGCGATCTTTGAATATATACAGGGACGGCTGATTGTTCATGAAGGGAAAGATTGTCAAGTGATGACTAATTCTCCTACTTATGATAAACAGATGACACTGAATGATTATTGGAAACAGATAGGTGGGATGGTAATGTTGCCGGGAACGAATCGAGCTTCCGACCGATTTGTCAGAGCTTCATTCTATATTAATGTTATTCCTAAAACTTCAGATTTTAAATTAGCTGTTCCCGGAGTATTTAGTGTTATGCGTAATGTATCCGTGCCTTTAGGAATATCTGTTCCCGATCAGCCGAATATTGCATCTACCCGTTGGCGCACGGTCTCAGATCAAAAAAATAAAGTTTATTATTTCGAGTCGACACTTAATCCCGATGTATTTTGGGTCGATTTTAAAGATCTTGATTTTAATGTGGGTGCACCGATAAAAAAACTTTGGCTTACTAATGGAGAAATTTATGCAGGAAATGCTGCAGGACAATTTAAGAACTCATTGCCGCTTCCATTTTTATTTGGAATTTAG
- a CDS encoding ABC transporter ATP-binding protein, with product MYLIDALDIIKEYEGHRALNGVSVQIPENCIYGILGPNGAGKTTFIRIINHITVPDSGSVLFDNHLLNAEDVKHIGYLPEERGLYKKMKVGEHIVYLAQLKGVSRNEAKRRMKKWITRFEIDRWEKYRIEELSKGMQQKIQFITTVIHEPRLLIFDEPFSGFDPINTELLKREILELKKGGATIIFSTHNMSSVEELCDEITLINRSQVVLQGEVLKIREQYKKDLFRIKISSGKFPSSDNHYIVISEKEAFNGTEILLKKTDDIPINDLIVQLAERFSLTAFKEILPSMNEIFIETVEREKTL from the coding sequence ATGTATCTTATAGACGCTCTCGACATCATCAAAGAATACGAGGGGCACAGGGCTCTGAACGGTGTTTCCGTGCAAATACCGGAAAACTGTATATATGGAATTCTCGGCCCTAATGGTGCAGGGAAAACCACTTTCATCCGAATCATCAACCATATTACAGTCCCTGATAGCGGAAGTGTATTATTCGACAACCATCTTCTAAACGCCGAAGATGTAAAACACATAGGTTACCTGCCTGAAGAACGAGGATTATATAAAAAAATGAAAGTTGGAGAACATATTGTCTATTTAGCTCAGTTAAAAGGTGTCTCCCGCAATGAAGCTAAAAGACGAATGAAAAAATGGATCACTCGATTTGAAATAGACCGTTGGGAAAAATACCGAATTGAAGAACTTTCGAAAGGGATGCAGCAAAAGATACAGTTTATAACAACGGTAATTCATGAACCCCGTTTATTGATATTCGACGAACCTTTCAGCGGATTTGACCCGATAAATACGGAGTTACTGAAACGTGAAATCCTCGAACTGAAAAAAGGGGGAGCAACAATTATCTTTTCTACCCACAACATGAGTTCGGTCGAAGAGTTATGTGATGAAATAACACTCATAAATCGCTCTCAAGTCGTATTGCAAGGAGAAGTACTCAAAATCCGGGAACAATATAAAAAAGATCTTTTCAGAATAAAGATTTCTTCCGGCAAGTTTCCCAGTTCTGACAACCATTATATAGTGATTTCTGAGAAAGAGGCTTTTAACGGGACTGAAATATTACTCAAAAAAACAGATGATATTCCGATAAATGATTTGATAGTTCAACTTGCCGAAAGGTTTTCGTTAACTGCATTTAAAGAGATACTGCCCTCTATGAACGAAATATTTATCGAAACGGTCGAAAGAGAAAAAACGCTCTAA
- the dnaG gene encoding DNA primase encodes MIDQATVDKIIDSANILEVVSDFVTLRKRGVNYVGLCPFHDEKTPSFSVSPSKGICKCFSCGKGGSAVHFIMEHEQLSYYEALKYLAKKYNIEIEERELSDEEKQIKSDRESMLIVNSFAQEYFSNILFQHSEGRSVGLAYFHERGFRDDIIHKFALGYSLEQRDALAIEAKKRGYKEEYLLKTGLCLEGQNGYISDRFRGRVIFPVFSLSGKVLAFGGRVLRKSDKLAKYVNSPESEVYHKSNVLYGIYQAKQSIVKNDNCFLVEGYTDVLSMHQAGVENVVASSGTSLTPGQIRLIHRFTNNITVIYDGDAAGIKASLRGIDLILKEGMNIKVVLLPDGDDPDSFAKKQSASSFTEYIKNHEVDFIRFKTNLLLDSAGNDPIKRAELISDIVQSIAIIPDTIVRSVYTKECSRLMEISEEVLLREINKIKLSQLQNGTPPNKKTLSETSADKQNSQEEGTQNDDTETLMETQGVPQGVLQEKRVPSPLDPFEKTLVRYMIRYGFHDLFSEINEETGETETWKVIPYILTDLRNDEIEFQHPLYKKVIAEINHIFDQEGEHLTRYFLAHPDEEISRLAVDLVSEKYQLSKIHTKFQTIESEEEKLADLIPRALFELKDAITSLNIKHIREEIKKTAKEKNPERTTQLMSELNGLYALKAALAKQLGERIVSPK; translated from the coding sequence ATGATAGACCAAGCAACCGTCGATAAAATAATAGACAGCGCAAATATTCTGGAAGTTGTTTCCGACTTTGTCACATTGCGTAAACGCGGCGTCAATTATGTCGGGTTATGTCCGTTTCATGATGAGAAAACTCCATCTTTCAGTGTGTCTCCTTCTAAAGGCATCTGCAAATGTTTCAGTTGCGGAAAGGGAGGTAGTGCCGTGCATTTCATCATGGAACATGAACAACTTTCCTACTATGAAGCCCTGAAATATCTGGCAAAAAAATATAACATTGAAATAGAAGAACGAGAACTCAGCGATGAAGAGAAACAGATAAAAAGCGACCGGGAAAGCATGCTCATCGTTAATTCTTTTGCTCAAGAATATTTCAGTAATATATTATTTCAACATTCCGAAGGTCGTTCGGTCGGACTCGCCTATTTTCATGAACGAGGATTTAGAGACGACATTATTCACAAATTCGCATTGGGTTACTCCCTCGAACAACGAGATGCACTTGCTATTGAAGCAAAAAAAAGAGGGTATAAAGAAGAGTATTTATTGAAAACCGGGCTTTGTCTGGAGGGTCAAAACGGTTACATAAGCGATCGTTTCCGAGGCAGAGTAATTTTTCCGGTATTTAGTCTATCCGGAAAGGTCCTTGCTTTCGGAGGACGAGTGTTAAGGAAAAGCGATAAATTAGCCAAATATGTCAACTCTCCGGAATCGGAAGTTTACCATAAAAGCAATGTGCTTTACGGCATCTATCAAGCAAAACAGTCTATCGTAAAAAATGACAACTGTTTTTTAGTAGAAGGTTATACCGATGTTTTATCGATGCATCAGGCCGGAGTAGAAAATGTAGTGGCTTCTTCAGGAACATCTCTTACTCCGGGCCAGATCAGACTGATTCACCGTTTCACAAATAATATTACGGTTATCTATGATGGTGATGCTGCTGGGATAAAAGCCTCTTTAAGGGGAATAGACCTCATCTTGAAAGAGGGGATGAACATTAAAGTCGTACTTCTTCCCGATGGAGATGATCCTGATTCCTTTGCCAAAAAGCAAAGTGCCTCATCTTTTACGGAATATATAAAAAATCATGAAGTCGATTTTATACGTTTTAAGACCAACTTATTATTAGACAGTGCAGGAAACGACCCCATTAAACGGGCAGAATTAATATCGGACATCGTACAAAGCATTGCTATTATCCCCGATACTATCGTACGCTCGGTATATACCAAAGAATGCAGTCGCCTCATGGAGATCAGCGAAGAGGTATTGCTCCGTGAAATCAATAAAATAAAACTGAGCCAACTGCAAAACGGAACTCCTCCTAACAAAAAAACGCTATCGGAGACTTCTGCCGACAAGCAAAATTCCCAAGAAGAAGGTACACAGAATGACGATACAGAAACATTAATGGAAACGCAGGGTGTTCCTCAAGGAGTTTTACAAGAGAAAAGAGTTCCATCTCCTCTCGATCCATTTGAAAAGACTTTGGTGAGATACATGATACGATACGGATTTCACGACTTATTTTCCGAAATAAATGAAGAGACTGGAGAAACGGAAACGTGGAAAGTAATCCCCTATATACTCACCGATTTACGAAATGATGAAATCGAATTCCAACATCCGTTATATAAAAAAGTAATAGCCGAAATTAATCATATATTCGATCAAGAAGGAGAACATTTGACTCGTTATTTTTTAGCTCACCCCGATGAAGAAATCAGTCGTCTGGCCGTTGATCTGGTAAGTGAAAAGTATCAATTGAGTAAAATACACACAAAATTCCAGACGATAGAAAGCGAAGAAGAAAAGTTAGCAGACCTGATTCCTCGTGCATTATTCGAACTAAAGGATGCTATTACATCCTTGAATATAAAACATATACGAGAAGAAATTAAAAAAACGGCCAAAGAAAAAAATCCGGAACGAACAACTCAACTCATGTCTGAACTGAATGGATTGTATGCATTGAAAGCAGCTTTGGCAAAACAATTAGGCGAGCGGATCGTCAGTCCTAAATAA
- the mutA gene encoding methylmalonyl-CoA mutase small subunit — translation MADCKEKLFDQFPPVSTEEWMEKVTADLKGADFNKKLVWRTNEGFNVKPMYRAEDIADIKTTNSLPGEYPYVRGTKCDNEWLVRQDIHVENVKDANAKAKDLLTKGITSLGFALEAENITPENIAILLSGIDVENVELNFTSCIKNSLKLIEALSDYFKSQNINTENIKGSINFDPFKRILKRGRDFKEYAQKGAEIIKAAAALPKFRVLAVDAIMLNNAGSYISQELGFALAWGNEWLASITDLGLSADEVAKRIKFNFGISSNYFMEIAKFRAARMLWAQIVSAYKPSCECAAKMETHAKTSEFNMTIYDAHVNLLRSQTEAMSAALAGVNSMTVTPFDITYKQPDEFSERIARNQQLLLREESHFNKITDPAAGSYYIENLTISIAEQAWKLFLEVEDKGGFYAALKEGFIQQTVNASAEARHMAIARRKEILVGTNQYPNINEKAADKIKDKASCGCCGGESHKCQPEYETLHFERGASDFETLRLATEKSDKQPVVFMLTIGNLAMRLARSQFSGNFFGCAGYKIVDNLGFNTIQEGVNAAIEAKADIVVLCSSDDEYATLAPEAKAALGDKAILVVAGAPECMEELKAQGIDQFINVRSNVLDTLKAFNAKLSIH, via the coding sequence ATGGCAGATTGTAAAGAAAAGTTGTTCGACCAATTTCCTCCTGTTTCTACGGAAGAATGGATGGAAAAAGTCACGGCAGACCTTAAAGGTGCCGACTTCAACAAAAAACTCGTATGGAGAACCAATGAAGGGTTCAACGTAAAACCGATGTATCGCGCAGAAGATATTGCGGATATAAAAACCACAAATTCTTTACCTGGAGAATATCCTTATGTTCGCGGGACTAAATGCGATAATGAATGGCTGGTGCGTCAAGACATACATGTCGAAAACGTAAAAGACGCCAATGCAAAAGCAAAAGACCTGCTTACCAAAGGTATTACTTCGTTAGGTTTCGCTCTCGAAGCTGAAAATATCACTCCCGAAAATATAGCGATATTATTGTCGGGTATCGATGTAGAAAATGTCGAATTGAATTTCACTTCGTGCATTAAAAACAGTTTAAAACTGATCGAGGCACTATCAGATTATTTCAAATCGCAAAACATCAATACCGAAAATATAAAGGGTTCTATCAATTTCGATCCGTTCAAACGTATTTTGAAACGAGGAAGAGATTTTAAAGAATATGCACAGAAAGGTGCAGAAATCATAAAAGCTGCTGCCGCTTTACCTAAATTCAGAGTACTTGCAGTCGATGCCATAATGCTTAACAATGCAGGCTCTTATATCTCCCAAGAACTCGGATTTGCTCTGGCTTGGGGAAACGAATGGCTAGCCAGTATCACAGATCTCGGTTTGAGTGCAGATGAAGTAGCCAAACGCATTAAATTCAATTTCGGCATATCATCCAACTATTTTATGGAGATAGCCAAATTCAGGGCAGCCCGCATGTTATGGGCACAAATCGTATCGGCCTATAAACCGTCTTGCGAATGTGCTGCAAAAATGGAAACTCATGCAAAAACATCCGAGTTTAACATGACGATTTACGATGCGCATGTCAATTTGTTAAGATCACAAACGGAGGCTATGTCCGCCGCTCTTGCCGGAGTAAACTCTATGACCGTCACCCCGTTTGACATTACCTATAAACAACCGGATGAATTTTCGGAACGTATCGCCCGTAATCAACAACTTCTGCTCCGGGAAGAATCTCATTTCAATAAAATCACAGATCCGGCAGCAGGTTCATATTATATAGAGAATCTTACTATTTCTATTGCAGAACAAGCATGGAAATTATTCCTCGAAGTTGAAGATAAAGGCGGATTCTATGCAGCACTGAAAGAAGGATTCATTCAACAAACCGTAAATGCTTCGGCCGAAGCCCGTCACATGGCAATCGCACGAAGAAAAGAAATTTTGGTGGGAACTAATCAATACCCGAATATTAACGAAAAAGCGGCAGATAAAATCAAAGATAAAGCGTCTTGCGGATGTTGCGGAGGAGAATCGCATAAATGTCAGCCCGAATACGAAACATTACATTTCGAACGGGGAGCCAGCGATTTCGAAACACTGCGTTTAGCAACTGAAAAATCAGATAAACAACCGGTCGTATTTATGTTGACAATCGGTAATCTTGCCATGCGCCTCGCCCGTTCCCAATTCTCCGGAAACTTCTTCGGATGTGCCGGATATAAAATCGTGGACAATTTAGGTTTCAATACCATACAAGAAGGTGTAAACGCTGCTATTGAAGCAAAAGCCGACATCGTAGTGCTTTGCTCGAGCGATGATGAATATGCAACTCTCGCTCCCGAAGCAAAAGCAGCATTAGGCGATAAAGCCATTTTAGTCGTAGCAGGAGCACCCGAATGTATGGAAGAACTGAAAGCTCAGGGTATCGACCAATTTATCAACGTACGCAGCAACGTTCTGGATACATTGAAGGCTTTCAATGCCAAACTATCGATTCATTAA